The window CTTTCTATgccacttctataatatttgagGTCTATAGGTTTTCTACTTTGGTCACTATCTAGGGTTGTATTAGTAGCCATTAGAGTTTTAATGTCTttggagttttccattccaaatttcgtAATTAATTCAAAGTGTATACTTGTGTTGATAAACatagttaccttcatttgtttgtttgatttggggACCTAGGAAGAATGTTAGTTGTcctaccaaactcatttcaaactcctATTCCATTAGAGTTATGAATTCTTGTAACAGTTTTGAGTTagttgatccaaatattatatcgTCCATATAGACTTGAGCCATAAACTGATCATGATTAATGACTTTTACaaaaaagggttgggtctatttgaccttgtttgaagctTTTTGAGATTAAGTATGTGGTTATCCCTTCATATCAAGCTCTGGGGGCCTATTTTAAGTCATACAAGGCTTTCTTTCATTTGAACACATGATTAGGTTTTCTAAATCTTCAAACCCGGGAGGTTGACCTATATACacctcttctttaattagtcaatttaggaaggctgacttaacatccatttgatataatttgaatcccttatgggttacataacttagtaacattctaattgattcgagTATAGCAACTAGTGCAtatgtttcatcgtagtcaagtttctcaacttggctgaatccttttgcaactaattttgccttgtttctaataacttccctttttttatttagtttgtttctaaagacTCACTTGGTTTCGattatccttttattttttagTAATGGAATTAAATCCCAAAtatcatttctttcaaattgggttaaTTCCTCTTGCATGGCCAAAATTCAATCTGGATCACTTAATGATTCTTCTACTATTTTGGGTTCCATGTTAGAGATTAACGttatttgacttaagtttctaaaGGCTGATCTAGTTTGGACTCTTAGGTctagatcaccaattatttggtcaagtgGATGGTTTGGGTTAACCCTCATGGTTCTAGTTTGTTGTTCTTGTTGGTTAGTCCttggaaaacgtaccggttccactgtacaaaatttttttgtacaagtatcgaacctttccttaaataacctattgtattctttagaagttaaattaggaatcgcagacggaacttaacatcattgattccaaatttaacttatctgttcttaatggtttagatttgaatcgcaagcggaacttaacactattgattcaaatccacctatgttattaattccattaaatattaatttccaaaattagcttccaggactgcatggtgaggcacatggccttcttggatatgggagcaaccaccaccgcctagacaaagccttttaaggaaagctaatatttaatttccttaaataactctaggttaaccaaaaagaacaatcaaatcacaaattcgaaaacaaagaaaacacaaattcgaaaaactaattcgaaatactagatctaatgcctcttgtgtttggaattcttacaaaaagaaataactagcatgacgcggaaaacaattgctaattataccttctctttgtaaactaatgatctcgagatcttctgccatattcctcgtctagccttggacgtcgtgtgggcgacgatcctccaagatgaacaccacccaaaagctttcttcctcttcctctaaaatccggccaccaccaccaccactacaacaaaaaccctcatagacatcagttttccaccggtgtctattacattttcgaccgatgtctatgaaggcaatgtaaaaggtctgtcattttagacatcgggttaaaatcggtatagtatcacttaatgacaccggtgttcgaatcggttattaaccggtgtagtatcacttaacgacactgtttcatcaacggtgtaaaaccgatgtaatattatattctaataacaccagttttggcagcggtatacaaccgatgtaatattagttaataacaccgattttgcagcagtggaaaatcgatgtaatatcagtattttttaacaacacaaatttgatttccgaaacagtgaaaaaccgacaataaccaaaaaaatacacaaatattcacaaattacacaaatattcttcttccaacagtatccataaaatatacaaatattcacaaattacataaatattcttcttacaacagtatccataaaatacacaaatattctttttacaacatcaaaaggtaatagatattgtacacatcaaggtaatattcgcaatttacattccatgcaaatgcatgcatcatccaaagttttcaaaaatcaaatacctttcctactcaaatgtaatttagcatgcattcagcccactcgaaccgcactatcaatttcaactctggagtacttgagatttgtaaacggtaaaaacacataaataatatattagtaaatcaagaccaaaaatcataattgaaaaagcagtaagagcaccaggtaacaagatgagtaattggaatgcttaaaaagagaaacgttcatcaattatctcaaccacaaataaatagaaagaagaatcAATGATGTAAGATACTGATATAGTCCAACACCAGCAcaaattcaaagaagaaattaCCTATCTTTGTAAGCTGAAGCCAAATTTGCATGGGCTTCAGGCATAGTTGGTCTGATATTCACAGCACGTATATAATCCTGAATTGCTTCAGTAACTCTACCAATCTCCTTAAATGTGTTCCCTCTATTGACAAGACCATCAGCAGCAGTCTGCGAAGAACTTCATTGTAATAGGCTATCACTTATGCATAATTTCCCTGGTGTAATACAAGAGAACTATCAATTTCCAACTAGGGGCAAAGACAGCAAAGAAGAAGATAGACAAATTATATGACTTTCTTCTATTAAATGAGGCAATATGCAGTAACTCTCAAACTAGCGATGAAAAAGGCAGATATAGTACTCTACCTATTGcttgtatataatagccaagttgttgaagggcgcagatatccctgttgtaactgctaaagttgccttatagaatgatgcagcaacactcatcatgttgttgcatgaagagaagtttcattaaggaacaaaaataaactatccacatagttgtcatcaaacatttctaaagcttACCAGTCCATGTATATGTTGCTAAGGCTTGACAATgcttgtggatggttaggttgtaaagcaaggcatgacttgggaaaaattattaaaatgaagttattcaacaaggaaaaaaaacttaagagaataaaaatatccaaattaaaaagTCACCCTATAGAAGTTGATAGCCTCTTCCACATGTCCAGCGTCTTTGAGAGCATTCCCCTTTTAATGTTCAAGAAAGTCGATCATTAACTAACCTGGCTCACCATCAAGAAGGATACCACATTTTGACATATTAGACCATTATCAACTTACCATATTATTGTAAGCTTCAATAAAGGTAGAATCACAGTTGATAGCTTGCTTGTAATGCAGAATTGTCATGTCAAGTTGACTTTGTTCATAATAGATGCCAGCAAGGTTTCCTGCGTCCAGATATCCCCAATGCATAGTTGACATAATAAACTCTCTTTAGAGCATAGTTTGCAACAAAGTTatccacaaaatcaaaaagagattaACAGTCCAGTGGAAAAATAGGAGTTATTGAATTACGTAGCATATTCCAGTGAAAGTATTCTGCAATAGCAATGTTATGAAGAacctgaaataaatagaaaatgattaagagtttacacaaacaagaactacacatagtaaataaacttctcttcttttgtatacaagtcaacaacaaatcatcatgtactttaaaaatgagtaagatattagttaaaatagaaataattagaGGAAAAAATAGACATATTTCATATAGCAGCCAATTAATACATTTTGACATGGAGAAACAACATCAAACCCTTAGTTGCAACTATTAAGGAGACCTAAAGACAAATAATGTAAAAGTCTTCACACAAAAAGTAGAAGTGTGGATACCAAATATGCAATTTCTTCTTTCATATCAAACCCAACAAAGAATCATTGGATCACTATCATCTTTGGGAAGCAATGAGATTTCAATTAAAATAGAACAAATTTGAGGAATTTTACATTCTTGATTTATATAATAACTGGTCAATTGATCTTCGTATGGAGAAGAACCAAGTAAAATATGGTCAGTGTAAAATCCTTATGAGTTGAAGTCGAATTATATTTCAACTAAAATACAGATTAAATCAATGACAAATGATAATCAAAGTGAAGAAATAAACAAGTAGACAATAAGTTCCATTATCATAATAGTTCACAGAACCTAAACATTCTAAAAACACTAAATCTAAGAATTTATTTGTGGTAAAGAATCTAAACTTGCTGCGCATGAAATATAATGAATCTGGAATGCAAATGCTAAACACCCTAGGAGTTGAAGTCTTATGAATGGTCAGGTGCAAGAAAAGGTGAGGAGGGCCCCTTGAGGTTTAATCTTAACAACTTAGCATCTAATATTTGGACGCTAAAGTTAATGCAGGCTGATGACTTTGACTCTGAAATCTACAATATCCACAGTTCACACATGATTACAGTACACTCTTCTTCATAGAAAACAACACAGAGTAGGAAACTACAAGTTCCGTTATGCAAGGTTGACCATAGAGAAAGTTAAAATCCTGTTACTCTTACTTGTTGGTCTCACCGCAGAATTACATCCGTTATGCATTTGCTGCAATTTCATAAAAGATATCCTTAGGTCATTAAGCCATGTGCAAGCTctgttcatcttttcaccatttttAAGCCCCAAaatcttatatatttttcatcataAAGGACTTTTCGTTTGCTCATAGCTTGAATATGTGGTAGCGCTGATCAAGAAATTTCTTAGATTAGGTTCAAATGACATCAATCTATATGACTGAGGTAATCTTGCAATAACTTGAACAGAAATTTGAAATATTCTGTATTTTTTCTGGAGGGATAACTCTAAAAAAGATAATAGCCATTCCATATCAACTATGTGAGTTGAAGTGCTAACTAAGAGAAAAACCACAAAGGTACACaaacttccaaaaaaaaaaattgtaaaatgtCAATTCTGATTGACATAAAAAATCATTACCTAGGCCGAGGGCTACAACTTCTTGACCTTCCTCTTGTCTTTGGAACTGCTTCCATAATTTTTCCTTTATGtctagaaaatattaaaaaaaaaaaagatacataAAACTTATTAGATTTCATGTTAAACAGAAAAGAAACATCACATTGCTTAGTGTTTACATCCATAGAAGATGAGATACACGTCTACAAATTGACGAGATGCAGTCAAAAGGGCAGCATTACACTATGAATTGTTAAGAGATTAACTAAACTTGTAAAACTCTGCACAAAACTAACAATGTGTGAGGAAGAACCTCAAACAGTCACCCACTAACCTATTGCTAACAATGGGATAGTAGTTTAGAACATCAAAGGCTGCTTGAATTTATTAAATACTAAAAATTCTTTCAAGTATACTTTGCATTTATTGTGCAACTTGTGTTCCAAACAATCATATAAGATTTTCGATGACCGCATTAATATCCCTTGTCTTTGTCTAAGTAACTAGATGCACATCAAAATCAGATATACAAGATCAGAAGTCTTGGAGTGACAGTACTCATGTCTTTAAGATATTAAAATTTGGACCACTTATTCAATAAATTTGTTCAAGTATTGTAAAGGAGATATACAAAATAATTCTTAAATGCAAAACCTTCCAGTTATTTCTAATCTACTGAATTCGAGTCAGTGCAACAATAGCAAAAAATAATCACTTCAACAAAATAAATCACAAAAGAATACTAGCAGTTCCATAACTTACATACGCTCAGCATTTGGTCCATATTTTGCAAACTAAACCATAATATTCCGACCATCCACATTCCTCCCTACAATatccaataaaaataataatcaaattacaGGTTACTTTCCAGAAGATCAAACATCGTCAGAAAAATAATTATCAAAACCAAAAATAAAGTAGAAGAAACTTGCCATCAAGTCTATCAACAGCCTTCTGAGCCTCATCAGCATACTTATACCTCACAAAAGCAAACCCTCGTGAATCTCCAGTCCTTTGAGTCGCCAAAAGACGAACAAACAATTTAGTAAACAATTGAAACTCAAAAATCGTATCAATAACAGCAATCTCTCACCTCCGGTCCCTTGGAATGAACACGTCAATGACTTTCCTGTACTGATCAAAGAGAGGATAGAGATCATCGGTAGTGGTACCTAGCAATTCGAACAGAACGCGAGTCAAAAACTGGATTCCCATCAAAACCAGCAAGAGAGTACGGGGAGAAAGGGAAAACACTCACGGAAGCTGATGTTGAGAACGAGGAGGGAGTAGGTGTCCTTGATGTCCGGCGGCCCTGATCTCCCGAAGTGCGACATGGGTGGCGACGAGACTATTCGGATTTTTAGGGTTTCAACTTTCAGGGAGAAGACTGGCGAACGATGCGGATGGGACTATCTGGTGACGTCGATCTGAAGAATTAGAAGGTGAGGAAAGGGGTCGGCGAGGGTGATCGACAGTAGAGAAGAGGGGGGCAAAGGTACGACCTTATTGAACCAGATCCTGCGGGCGGACTGGATTGCGTGGTGGAGGTCGAAAAATGGCTAGTCGGAGGCAAGCTCCTTGGCGAAACACTTGCTGCGGCAGCACAGTAGCACATCCTCCTCCGTCAACGAAAAATACGCCATCTTTCATAGATCTAGCATGGGAGCATAAGGCAATGGTCTCAGCTTCATGTGCTTTCCCGGGAGCGGATTCTTCCCTCGCCCATATTCTAAGagaatggatgtcaagacattaAACCAAGACATTCAGTTTAAAAAGGATTACGAATCTAAGTAACATAGTCCACGGGGTGGACCTGCCTTCCCAGAGTAAGATGTCCTAGGAGGCTGCctaagggggaagagggagatgaggctgagagagatggtcggacggCCAGCGGCGAGGAGAAAAGTGGTGGTGGCGTTGCGATGGTATATGGTGGACAGCGCGAtaaaggtttaggtttaggtttggaggaaagagtgaagtgttgcaaatttcggctaagtattggtgggaaaattaaattattttattttatcatagacaccggattttaaaaaccgctgttaaaatcggtgtctattaacgaaaaaaaggcgctcatagacatcggctaaaaaacccgatgtctatgagcgaaaatctgtgctcataaataccggtttttggaaaaaccggtgtaaaatactcaaagacatcggtttttgcttaaaaccgttgttgttccaccgatgtctatgagggtttttcttgtagtgcaccaaggagaagagagcaaagggaaagggagaagagagagggtcgaccacattgcttggacaccaagcaagggtggtcgacccccttaaagaggaaggaaatatattttttataaaattttacaagaagaaaaactcttataaaactttacaagctctctttcctaaagtaagagttaaaaaaggaaaattctaaaaaattaaaaccatgttttaaaatttaaaacttctcttataaaatttccttttttaacatggtgatagaaaatttaaattttaaaactcctcttcctttttttctaaaccatgaggatggttaaaaaaggaaagttttaaaatctttaaactttcttttaaaacatgtggcctaattcaaataaaatctctcttttaaaacttatagttttctacaaagagaagattttagaaattcaaaacaaccctccttgtttgattaatgtggccgacccctactagtTTGTTCATCaaacaatagggtcggcccccatagaagaggatgtggccgacccttgcttggtcaccaagcattggaccggcccccttcttggacaccaagatgggcttatatttggatggacttgaggctttaatgaggttacaacagggacctagaggagaaattagttttggccttccgatgagcttgagtatcccatgctcgccccgaacacacaactcaagttcatcgataataactcattccactaaagagttattatcgcactaccgcaccaatcccaaattacattatgggctccttgttatcatgagtgtgttagtctccctgtgtttaagataacgaatgtccactaattaagtaagttactgacaactcacttaattaatatctagctccaagagtagtaccactcaacttcattgtcatgtcgaactaagtccacctgcagggtttaacatgacaatccttatgagctcctcttggggacattctcaagttagataactaggacatagattccttctataatcaacaatacacactataagtaatatcatttcccaacttatcggacatattgatttatcgagctaaacctcaccctttgataagtcaaagaaataaatattaaatatatgtgcttgttattatattaggattaagagcacacacttccataataactaaggtctagttcttttattaagtcagtacaaaaagaacttacctaaaatagtcatactcaatacacttagagtgtactagtgtaatttattaatcaagataaactaatacttaattacactacgactatttcgatggtttgttcctttccatcttagtcgtgagcaactgtttataatttataaagaaccgacaacatgatcttctgtgtgtgacaccacacaccatattatctattatataaattaattgaacaattatatttaacaaataaatatagatattgaccaatgtgattcttttatttcaacaaataaatatttacaaaagctaggcttttagtatacactctaacaatctcccacttatactaaaagactatgtaacgacccgaccctttggcctcttgggcgacccttgcggcggcccactggtggccccttatgtcgtcggcccatttggcgacctctcatgtcgtcgaccgacgacccttggccgagccgttattcactaggactttccacccctggccagtggatttttgcctcccccaggattcgaactctagacctccatgcttaagtactagagtttatgaatcctggtagccaagtgagcgacactaaattgtcacgccccgggaaagtccctgtccgaagaaatttcggcaacacctcccctatacggctaacaatctgaagcatttctacagacaccaTGTACATCATCCACATGCGGccggaatatatacacaaccacgcagttaataatctcagcctacacggctggacaaatataacaataaccacgcagttatatatat is drawn from Zingiber officinale cultivar Zhangliang chromosome 1B, Zo_v1.1, whole genome shotgun sequence and contains these coding sequences:
- the LOC122020930 gene encoding serine/arginine-rich splicing factor SC35-like; the encoded protein is MSHFGRSGPPDIKDTYSLLVLNISFRTTTDDLYPLFDQYRKVIDVFIPRDRRTGDSRGFAFVRYKYADEAQKAVDRLDGRNVDGRNIMV